From the Treponema sp. J25 genome, the window AGCAGGGGCGGTGGTTCCTGGCGTCATAGCAGCCATGATCTGGAAAAACCTAAAACGGTTCCCCTGGCGCATCCACCGACTCATTGCCCTGGGCTCTCTTACGGTTCTGCTCATTCTGCTACCTGCATATAGTATATATCTTTTACTGGGGGCGCTCCCCCTTCTGTACTGGTGGGAGGGCCTATGGAAATCTTCGAAGTAGCCCTGACCTTTCTCCAGATAGGACTCATCTCCCTGGGCGGCGGCTGGTCCACCGTAGGCATCATCAGAAACGCGGTGGTCCCCCGCTGGATCGATGAAAAGGGCTTTCGGGAACTTATTGCCATTGCCCAGTCCACACCCGGTCCGGTAGCCCTTAACGCAGCCACCATGATTGGCTGGTACCACGGGGGGTGGTTGTCGGCCATCATCGCAACCCTCTCGGTAGTCACCATACCAG encodes:
- a CDS encoding chromate transporter; the encoded protein is MEIFEVALTFLQIGLISLGGGWSTVGIIRNAVVPRWIDEKGFRELIAIAQSTPGPVALNAATMIGWYHGGWLSAIIATLSVVTIPVLFVTIVLLLSRRFTLASSRLNQTLKTTSLAMMLMTGWVLRPTTLDPILLSYALITFWVSAFTKINPLWAILGAGVVNIFVGYLR